A DNA window from Moorella thermoacetica contains the following coding sequences:
- the nifS gene encoding cysteine desulfurase NifS yields MRRVYLDHSATTPVRPEVLEAMLPFLKDEAFGNPSTVYSYGREAKKALEEAREKVANLIGARPEEIFFTSGGTEADNLALIGTAAANEKKGRHIITSSIEHHAVLHTAQYLLRHGFKVTFLPVTPEGLVRVEDVEKAITDETILISVMHVNNEVGTIQPIKEIGKLARERGIIFHTDAVQSVGKLPVNVDELGVDLLSASGHKIYGPKGIGCLYIRKGTKINPILYGGAQERKRRPGTENMPGIVGFGRAAELAGQELESEMERLQALRDKLIDGILTRIEDVQLNGDPRQRVATNANFSFRYCEGESILLSLDMKGICASSGSACTSGSLDPSHVLLAMGIPHEVAHGSVRMTLGRENTEEDIDYVLEVMPEIIARLRSMSPLYEEAAGKR; encoded by the coding sequence ATGCGCAGGGTTTACCTTGATCATAGCGCCACAACTCCGGTAAGGCCCGAAGTCCTGGAGGCCATGTTACCCTTTTTGAAGGATGAGGCCTTTGGTAATCCTTCCACCGTTTACAGCTACGGCCGGGAAGCGAAAAAGGCCCTGGAGGAAGCCCGGGAAAAGGTGGCCAACCTCATCGGCGCCCGGCCGGAGGAGATCTTCTTTACCAGCGGCGGCACGGAAGCCGACAACCTGGCCCTTATCGGTACGGCTGCGGCCAATGAAAAGAAGGGCCGTCACATTATTACCTCCAGCATCGAACACCATGCCGTCCTGCACACGGCCCAGTACCTCCTGCGCCACGGCTTTAAGGTAACCTTCCTGCCGGTGACCCCGGAGGGCCTGGTGCGGGTGGAGGACGTCGAAAAGGCCATTACCGATGAAACCATCCTCATCAGCGTCATGCATGTTAACAACGAAGTGGGTACCATCCAACCCATCAAAGAAATAGGGAAACTGGCCCGGGAACGGGGGATCATCTTCCATACCGACGCCGTCCAGAGCGTTGGCAAGCTCCCCGTTAATGTCGACGAGCTGGGGGTGGACCTGCTGTCGGCCTCCGGGCACAAGATTTATGGCCCCAAGGGCATCGGCTGCCTTTATATCCGCAAGGGGACGAAGATCAACCCCATCCTTTACGGCGGTGCCCAGGAGCGTAAACGTCGGCCTGGGACGGAGAACATGCCCGGTATTGTCGGCTTTGGCCGGGCAGCCGAACTGGCCGGCCAGGAACTGGAGAGCGAAATGGAGCGCCTGCAGGCCCTGCGGGACAAGCTAATTGACGGTATCTTGACACGTATTGAAGACGTCCAGCTGAACGGTGATCCGCGGCAGCGGGTGGCCACCAATGCCAACTTCAGCTTCCGCTATTGTGAGGGCGAATCCATACTCCTGAGCCTGGACATGAAGGGTATCTGCGCTTCCAGTGGTTCGGCCTGTACCTCCGGTTCCCTGGACCCGTCCCACGTCCTCCTGGCCATGGGTATCCCCCACGAAGTAGCCCATGGTTCGGTACGTATGACCCTGGGCCGCGAAAATACAGAAGAAGATATTGACTACGTCCTGGAAGTCATGCCGGAGATAATAGCCCGGTTGCGTTCCATGTCACCCCTCTATGAGGAGGCCGCAGGGAAGAGGTAG
- a CDS encoding AI-2E family transporter: MTASRALRIWRLAGAGIFLAGALFFLYRVRQVLTPFILAALLAYLLKPAVLALEKRGVKRPRAILILYLFILALSLPVFFFVLPQLVRELNEFIAQLPSFTVEIEGLVQGFYQRYHQVALPAGLRRLVDDSITNVSSALQEGARHAVQALIDLLAGLASFLLAPVLAYYLLRDSEQIGRAASHLLPIQVKEDILGLWAEIDQVLTSFIRGHLLVSLIVGCLTGVGLALTGSEYAVILGVVVGLADLIPYFGPLIGTVPVIALSLLVSKKAAIMALAVMLVVQQIEGSFLAPRILGTSVGLHPLIIIFALLAGGELWGAAGLILAVPLTAIGYILVKFIWARLVSS; this comes from the coding sequence ATGACGGCATCACGGGCATTGCGTATCTGGCGCCTGGCCGGGGCCGGCATCTTCCTGGCCGGGGCCTTGTTTTTTCTCTACCGGGTGCGCCAGGTCCTGACGCCCTTTATCCTGGCAGCCCTATTGGCTTACCTGTTGAAACCGGCCGTGCTGGCCCTGGAAAAGAGGGGTGTTAAACGTCCCCGGGCCATTTTAATCCTCTACCTTTTTATCCTGGCCCTGTCCCTGCCGGTATTCTTCTTCGTCTTACCGCAACTGGTACGCGAATTAAATGAATTCATCGCCCAGCTACCTTCCTTTACGGTGGAAATAGAAGGCCTGGTCCAGGGCTTTTACCAGCGCTACCACCAGGTGGCCCTGCCCGCCGGCCTGCGCCGGCTGGTGGACGACTCGATAACGAACGTCAGCAGTGCCCTCCAGGAGGGTGCCCGCCACGCCGTCCAGGCCCTGATCGATTTGCTGGCAGGGTTGGCCAGTTTTCTCCTGGCACCGGTCCTTGCCTATTATCTGCTGCGGGACAGTGAGCAGATCGGCCGCGCCGCCAGCCACCTGCTACCCATCCAGGTGAAGGAGGACATCCTGGGACTATGGGCGGAGATCGACCAGGTACTGACCAGCTTTATTCGCGGCCACTTGCTGGTATCCCTCATTGTCGGATGCCTCACGGGGGTGGGACTGGCCCTGACTGGTTCCGAGTACGCGGTAATCCTGGGGGTTGTGGTCGGTCTGGCTGACTTAATCCCCTACTTCGGTCCCCTCATCGGCACCGTACCCGTTATAGCCCTTTCCCTGCTGGTATCCAAAAAGGCGGCCATCATGGCCCTGGCTGTAATGCTGGTCGTCCAGCAGATTGAGGGCAGCTTTCTGGCCCCCAGGATCCTGGGGACCAGCGTCGGCCTGCACCCTTTAATTATCATTTTTGCCCTCCTGGCCGGGGGTGAGCTCTGGGGTGCAGCCGGCCTCATCCTGGCCGTACCCCTGACGGCCATCGGCTATATTTTAGTGAAATTCATTTGGGCCCGCCTGGTAAGCAGTTAA
- a CDS encoding aldo/keto reductase has product MQYTTLGTSGIRVSRLCFGSLTMGPLQAGLTIKEGAGLIRRALELGVNFIDTAQCYNNYPYIRAALKGWSGEVVVATKSYDYTAEGMALSLEEARREMDREVIDIFLLHEQETALTLAGHRPALDYLLEARERGLVRAVGISSHAVEAVRVAATMPEIDVIHPLYNRAGLGILDGTREEMLAAITLAHTRGKGIYAMKALGGGHLAGEARAALEFVLKTPGIDAVAVGMQSPAEVEANVAWCSGREPGEDVLSRLQARKRCLLIEEWCQGCGNCVRRCPQGALEVIEGRAVVDPERCILCGYCAGACRDFCIKVI; this is encoded by the coding sequence GTGCAGTATACTACCCTGGGAACCAGCGGGATTCGGGTGTCCCGCCTGTGTTTCGGTTCCCTAACCATGGGCCCGCTCCAGGCGGGCCTTACTATCAAGGAAGGAGCCGGGCTTATTCGTCGTGCCCTGGAACTGGGAGTAAACTTTATCGACACGGCCCAGTGTTATAACAACTACCCCTACATCCGGGCCGCCCTAAAAGGTTGGTCCGGGGAGGTGGTAGTAGCGACCAAATCCTACGACTACACGGCGGAAGGCATGGCCTTAAGCCTGGAAGAGGCCCGGCGGGAAATGGACCGGGAGGTTATCGACATCTTTCTCCTCCACGAGCAGGAAACGGCCCTTACCCTGGCCGGGCACCGGCCGGCCCTGGATTATCTTCTGGAGGCCAGGGAGCGGGGGCTGGTCCGGGCGGTGGGGATTTCCTCCCACGCCGTAGAAGCTGTGCGGGTAGCCGCGACTATGCCGGAAATTGATGTCATTCATCCCCTCTACAACCGTGCCGGGTTAGGGATCCTCGACGGGACCAGGGAAGAGATGCTGGCCGCCATTACCCTGGCCCACACCAGGGGTAAGGGAATCTATGCCATGAAGGCCCTGGGGGGCGGCCACCTGGCCGGAGAGGCCCGGGCGGCCCTGGAGTTCGTCCTTAAGACGCCCGGGATTGACGCCGTGGCCGTAGGCATGCAGTCTCCAGCCGAGGTGGAGGCCAATGTAGCCTGGTGCAGCGGGCGGGAACCCGGAGAGGACGTTCTCAGCCGGCTCCAGGCCCGGAAACGATGCCTGCTAATAGAAGAATGGTGCCAGGGGTGCGGCAACTGCGTGCGGCGTTGCCCCCAGGGGGCCCTGGAGGTTATCGAGGGCCGCGCTGTCGTCGACCCGGAGCGCTGCATCCTCTGCGGCTACTGCGCCGGGGCCTGCCGTGATTTCTGTATTAAGGTGATCTAA
- a CDS encoding IreB family regulatory phosphoprotein: MPGDMQETMMFKVEKEEKVRVRDVLTEVQAALTEKGYDPINQLIGYLLSGDPAYITSHKGARNLIRRVERDEILAELLKSYLA; the protein is encoded by the coding sequence ATGCCAGGGGACATGCAGGAAACCATGATGTTTAAGGTGGAAAAGGAGGAAAAGGTCAGGGTCAGGGACGTTTTAACCGAGGTCCAGGCAGCCCTTACAGAAAAAGGATATGATCCCATCAACCAGTTAATAGGCTACCTCCTGTCCGGGGACCCGGCGTATATCACCAGCCACAAGGGGGCCCGCAATTTAATCCGCCGGGTGGAACGAGATGAGATTCTGGCGGAGCTACTCAAAAGCTACTTAGCCTAA
- a CDS encoding YgeY family selenium metabolism-linked hydrolase: MSDVVIAQIKSEVAKYRGDIIRFLKDIVAIPSPNGDIKAVAERIGQEMRKLGFDDVFLDSMGNIVGRIGSGPRVLLYDSHIDTVDIADSDQWQWDPYKGKEENGIFYGLGAGDEKNSTPGMVYGLKIIKDLGLADDFTLYYFGNIEEICDGVAPNSLVVTDKIKPDFVVIGEPTKMNIYRGHRGRVEMKVTTKGRTCHASAPERGVNAVYKMAEIIKGISQMGADFVEDPFLGKGSIAVTDIHCKTPSINALPDECVIYIDRRLTFGETQEMAVEQVRKVAEPHGGKVEVLEFDEPSYTGFVFKVDKYFPAWVLPEDHLLVKAGLETYQRVFGQPTGVGKWVFSTNGIYWMGKAGIPAIGFGPGDEVYAHSVLDQVPIEDVVRSTEFYAYFPTVLREMLAR, from the coding sequence ATGAGTGATGTTGTCATTGCCCAGATTAAGTCCGAGGTGGCCAAATATCGGGGAGACATAATCCGGTTCCTGAAGGACATAGTCGCCATCCCCAGCCCCAACGGGGATATCAAGGCCGTAGCCGAGCGCATCGGCCAGGAGATGAGAAAACTGGGTTTCGACGACGTCTTCCTGGACAGCATGGGCAATATCGTCGGCCGCATCGGCAGCGGCCCCAGGGTACTCCTGTATGACAGCCATATTGACACCGTGGATATCGCCGATTCCGATCAGTGGCAGTGGGACCCCTACAAGGGCAAGGAAGAGAATGGTATTTTCTACGGTCTGGGGGCCGGGGATGAGAAGAATTCCACTCCGGGGATGGTTTACGGACTGAAGATCATCAAGGACCTGGGCCTGGCCGATGACTTTACCCTTTACTATTTCGGTAATATCGAGGAGATCTGCGACGGAGTGGCGCCCAACTCCCTGGTGGTCACCGATAAGATCAAACCCGACTTTGTTGTTATCGGTGAGCCTACCAAAATGAACATCTACCGGGGTCACCGCGGCCGGGTGGAGATGAAGGTTACCACCAAAGGCCGGACTTGCCACGCCAGCGCCCCGGAGCGCGGGGTCAACGCCGTTTACAAAATGGCGGAAATTATCAAGGGCATTAGCCAGATGGGCGCCGACTTCGTTGAGGACCCCTTCCTGGGAAAGGGGTCTATAGCCGTCACCGACATCCACTGCAAAACGCCCTCCATCAATGCCTTACCCGACGAGTGCGTGATTTACATTGACCGCCGCCTGACCTTCGGTGAGACCCAGGAGATGGCCGTCGAGCAGGTGCGTAAAGTAGCCGAGCCCCACGGCGGCAAGGTCGAGGTGCTGGAGTTTGACGAGCCCAGCTATACCGGCTTTGTCTTCAAAGTCGACAAATACTTCCCGGCCTGGGTCCTGCCTGAGGATCACCTCCTGGTCAAGGCCGGCCTGGAAACCTATCAACGGGTTTTCGGCCAGCCCACCGGGGTGGGGAAATGGGTCTTCAGCACCAACGGTATTTACTGGATGGGTAAAGCCGGCATTCCCGCCATCGGCTTTGGCCCCGGCGACGAGGTCTACGCCCACAGCGTCCTCGACCAGGTGCCCATCGAAGACGTCGTCCGTTCCACCGAGTTCTACGCCTACTTCCCCACGGTTTTAAGGGAAATGCTGGCCAGATAA
- the nifU gene encoding Fe-S cluster assembly scaffold protein NifU, translating into MYSEKVMDHFTNPRNVGEIENADGVGQVGNPVCGDIMRLYIKVEDGIIKDVKFKTFGCGAAIATSSMVTEMVKGKTVEEALKISNAAVAEALDGLPPQKMHCSNLAADALHKAIEDYQNRNKKAS; encoded by the coding sequence GTGTACTCGGAAAAAGTCATGGATCATTTCACCAATCCCCGCAACGTCGGTGAGATTGAGAATGCCGACGGGGTCGGCCAGGTAGGCAATCCCGTCTGTGGCGATATTATGCGCCTATATATCAAAGTCGAAGACGGTATTATCAAGGATGTCAAATTTAAAACCTTCGGCTGCGGGGCTGCCATTGCCACCAGCAGTATGGTCACAGAAATGGTCAAGGGCAAGACCGTGGAAGAGGCCCTCAAAATCAGCAACGCGGCCGTGGCCGAGGCCCTGGACGGGCTTCCGCCCCAGAAGATGCACTGTTCCAACCTGGCCGCCGATGCCCTGCATAAAGCCATCGAGGATTACCAGAATAGAAATAAGAAAGCCTCCTAA
- the alaS gene encoding alanine--tRNA ligase: MTGNELRERFLKFFASKGHTIVHSSSLVPANDPTLLFTNAGMVQFKDVYLGLDRRPFTRATTAQKCVRAGGKHNDLDTVGRTARHHTFFEMLGNFSFGDYFKREAITYAWEFLTRVLELPPERLWVTVYQEDDEAYQLWQEIAGIPAERIVRMGEKDNFWAMGDTGPCGPCSEIIYDRGPEHACSSTPCALGACDCDRWLEIWNLVFMQYERDSNGNLSPLPRPSIDTGMGLERVASVLQGVDSNFDTDLIAPLIKAVEKITGRTYDPGEAGFPFRVIADHARSCTFLIADGILPGNEGRSYVLRRILRRAARFGKALGIDEPFLYRLVDTVVAIMGGAYPEVAEQQEHIARVIEQEEIRFHETLNDGLKVLNGILERARQEGREVVSGLEAFTLYDTYGFPLDLTEEIAGEGGFKVDRDGFEKAMAAQRERARAAREDVKAYDFALAFAGALEDISGTAFTGYDQLEDKGTVLALFQEGARVTSLEANATGYVVLDRTPCYPEGGGQVGDRGELKWSGGQARVEDTRRLPDGKIVHQINVTAGTLVVGQEVEIAVDRERRQATARNHTVTHLLHRALKNILGEHVNQAGSLVTPERLRFDFTHFAPLTGEELRAVEAEVNQKILANLPVTTLETSYQEAKAMGATALFGEKYGERVRVVKIDAYSMELCGGTHLGSTSEAGSFRLVSESGIGAGVRRVEAVTGAAALEMALQDRQELATIAGLLKVPPDQAIQRVRHLLEQNKENERELAQLRNELASYTIDKLLDRVQEVAGVPVLPARVQITDPEALREMAERLRSRLGSGVVILGSQHNGRVNFVAMVSKDLVQRGIHAGNLLREVARIASGGGGGRADMAQAGGKDPGKLDQALAYSLKVVAAQVR, encoded by the coding sequence TTGACGGGGAACGAACTCCGGGAGAGATTTCTCAAATTCTTTGCCAGTAAAGGACACACCATCGTTCACAGTTCCTCCCTGGTACCGGCCAACGACCCGACCCTGCTCTTCACCAACGCCGGTATGGTGCAGTTTAAAGACGTCTACCTGGGATTGGACCGGCGGCCTTTTACCCGGGCCACCACCGCCCAGAAGTGCGTTCGGGCCGGAGGCAAGCATAACGACCTGGATACCGTAGGTCGTACAGCCCGCCATCATACCTTTTTTGAAATGCTGGGCAACTTTTCCTTCGGCGACTACTTTAAACGTGAAGCCATTACTTATGCCTGGGAGTTTTTAACCCGAGTCCTTGAACTGCCCCCTGAGCGCCTCTGGGTCACTGTTTACCAGGAAGACGACGAAGCCTACCAGCTCTGGCAGGAGATAGCCGGCATCCCGGCAGAACGGATAGTCCGCATGGGGGAAAAGGATAACTTCTGGGCCATGGGTGACACCGGACCTTGTGGGCCCTGCAGCGAGATTATTTACGACCGCGGGCCGGAGCACGCCTGCAGCTCCACCCCCTGCGCCCTGGGGGCCTGCGATTGTGACCGCTGGCTGGAAATCTGGAACCTGGTTTTTATGCAATACGAACGGGACAGCAACGGCAACCTGTCCCCCCTGCCGCGGCCGAGCATTGACACCGGCATGGGGCTGGAACGGGTGGCCTCGGTGCTCCAGGGGGTCGACAGTAACTTTGATACCGACCTGATCGCTCCCCTGATAAAAGCCGTAGAAAAGATTACAGGCCGGACCTACGATCCGGGGGAAGCCGGTTTTCCCTTCCGGGTGATCGCCGACCACGCCCGGTCCTGCACTTTCCTGATTGCCGATGGCATCCTGCCGGGTAATGAAGGCCGCAGCTACGTCCTGCGCCGAATCTTACGGCGGGCGGCCCGCTTTGGCAAAGCCCTGGGGATCGACGAGCCTTTCCTCTACCGCCTGGTAGACACTGTGGTGGCTATCATGGGCGGGGCCTACCCCGAGGTGGCAGAGCAGCAGGAGCATATTGCCCGGGTCATCGAGCAGGAAGAGATCCGCTTCCACGAAACCCTTAACGATGGCCTGAAGGTCTTGAACGGTATCCTGGAACGGGCCCGACAGGAAGGCCGGGAGGTTGTTAGCGGCCTGGAGGCCTTTACCCTCTATGATACCTACGGCTTTCCTCTGGACTTAACTGAAGAGATCGCCGGTGAAGGTGGCTTCAAGGTCGACCGTGACGGCTTCGAAAAGGCCATGGCGGCCCAGCGGGAACGGGCCCGAGCCGCCCGGGAGGACGTCAAGGCCTACGATTTCGCCCTGGCCTTTGCCGGCGCCCTGGAAGATATCAGCGGTACTGCTTTTACCGGTTACGATCAGCTCGAGGATAAGGGCACGGTCCTGGCCCTTTTCCAGGAAGGCGCGCGGGTAACTTCCCTGGAGGCGAACGCGACCGGTTACGTCGTCCTGGATCGCACCCCCTGTTATCCGGAGGGCGGCGGCCAGGTGGGGGATCGGGGCGAGTTAAAGTGGTCAGGTGGCCAGGCCAGGGTGGAGGATACCCGGCGCCTGCCCGATGGCAAGATCGTCCACCAGATAAACGTAACAGCCGGCACCCTGGTTGTCGGCCAGGAAGTAGAGATAGCGGTTGACCGGGAACGGCGCCAGGCTACCGCCAGGAACCATACGGTGACCCACCTCCTGCATCGGGCTCTGAAGAATATCCTGGGCGAACACGTCAACCAGGCAGGGTCCCTGGTGACCCCGGAGCGCCTGCGTTTTGACTTTACCCATTTTGCCCCCCTGACCGGAGAGGAGTTGCGGGCAGTGGAAGCCGAGGTCAACCAGAAGATCCTGGCCAACCTCCCGGTAACTACCCTGGAGACCTCCTACCAGGAGGCCAAAGCCATGGGGGCAACGGCCCTTTTCGGCGAAAAGTACGGCGAGCGCGTCCGGGTAGTAAAAATTGATGCCTATAGCATGGAGCTCTGCGGCGGTACCCACCTGGGCTCCACCAGTGAGGCCGGGTCTTTCCGCCTGGTAAGCGAGAGCGGTATAGGCGCCGGGGTACGCCGGGTAGAAGCGGTGACCGGGGCGGCTGCCCTGGAAATGGCCCTGCAGGATCGCCAGGAACTAGCCACCATCGCCGGCCTGCTGAAGGTCCCGCCGGACCAGGCTATCCAGAGGGTCCGGCACCTGCTGGAGCAAAATAAAGAAAACGAAAGGGAGCTGGCTCAGCTGCGCAATGAGCTGGCCTCCTATACAATAGACAAGTTGTTGGATCGGGTGCAGGAAGTGGCGGGGGTACCGGTACTGCCGGCCCGGGTCCAGATAACTGATCCCGAAGCCCTGCGGGAAATGGCCGAAAGGCTGCGTTCCCGGCTCGGCTCGGGAGTAGTAATCCTGGGGTCGCAACACAATGGCCGGGTGAATTTTGTGGCCATGGTGAGTAAAGACCTGGTCCAGCGGGGTATCCATGCCGGTAATTTGCTGCGAGAGGTGGCCCGGATCGCCTCCGGGGGCGGTGGCGGCCGGGCGGATATGGCTCAGGCCGGCGGCAAAGATCCCGGCAAACTGGACCAGGCCCTGGCTTACAGCCTCAAGGTTGTGGCCGCCCAGGTGCGTTAG
- the mnmA gene encoding tRNA 2-thiouridine(34) synthase MnmA, with protein sequence MVAMSGGVDSSTAAALLKEAGYEVIGVTLALWPEDTPPPPGETGCCSLKAVDDARRVANILDIPYYVLNFRDLFEREVIDYFIASYLEGETPNPCIACNRRIKFGALLAKARALGIDYIATGHYARRWYDKEKGRYLLARGRDAGKDQSYALYTFTQEQLAHTLLPLGDYTKVEVREIAARYGLPVARKAESQEICFVTEGDYRDYIQSRAREKIKPGPILDTRGRVLGQHRGLPFYTIGQRKGLGLALGKPCFVVALDPERNAVIVGDKEDLERRVLYARDNNYILWGELPGKARVTARIRYRAPEAAATWHPLAGGRARLEFDEPQRAITPGQAVVYYQGDLVVGGGTIESVAQI encoded by the coding sequence ATGGTAGCTATGAGTGGCGGCGTGGACAGTTCCACAGCCGCCGCTTTATTGAAGGAAGCCGGCTATGAGGTAATCGGGGTAACCCTGGCCCTCTGGCCCGAAGATACACCGCCCCCGCCGGGAGAAACCGGGTGTTGCAGCCTCAAGGCTGTAGACGATGCCCGCCGGGTGGCCAACATCCTGGATATACCCTATTACGTCCTCAATTTTCGCGACCTCTTTGAGCGCGAGGTCATCGATTATTTTATAGCTTCCTACCTGGAGGGAGAGACCCCCAACCCATGTATCGCCTGCAACCGGCGGATCAAGTTCGGCGCCCTGCTGGCTAAAGCCCGGGCCCTGGGGATAGACTATATCGCTACCGGCCACTACGCCAGGCGCTGGTACGACAAAGAAAAGGGGCGTTACCTCCTGGCCCGGGGCCGGGATGCCGGCAAGGACCAGAGCTACGCCCTCTACACCTTTACCCAGGAACAGCTCGCCCATACCCTGTTGCCCCTGGGTGACTACACCAAGGTGGAGGTGCGGGAGATTGCCGCCCGTTACGGGCTGCCGGTGGCCCGGAAGGCCGAGTCCCAGGAGATCTGCTTTGTTACTGAGGGAGACTACCGGGATTATATCCAGAGCCGGGCCAGGGAGAAGATTAAACCCGGGCCCATCCTGGATACGAGGGGCCGGGTCCTGGGCCAGCACCGGGGTCTGCCCTTTTATACCATCGGCCAGCGTAAGGGTCTGGGCCTGGCCCTGGGCAAACCCTGCTTTGTAGTCGCCCTGGACCCGGAGCGCAACGCCGTTATCGTCGGCGACAAAGAAGATCTGGAACGGCGGGTCCTCTACGCCCGTGATAACAACTATATTCTCTGGGGTGAACTGCCTGGTAAAGCCCGGGTAACGGCCAGGATTCGCTACCGGGCGCCCGAAGCAGCCGCAACCTGGCATCCCCTGGCGGGTGGCCGGGCCAGGCTGGAGTTTGACGAACCCCAGCGGGCCATCACCCCGGGCCAGGCTGTGGTCTACTACCAGGGCGACCTGGTGGTAGGCGGCGGGACCATTGAAAGCGTAGCGCAAATATAG
- a CDS encoding PRC-barrel domain-containing protein translates to MPKGRELVGLPVISQDRGEELGRIQDLFYDETSGSLRACLLADGGWLRQPRVVDFTALQARGPGAFTVSGAGAVSHEPPPGTRRWQELKGLRLLNRDGRELGIVEDLVVELPSGQVKALEISTGLVNDLLEGRKEITLEGQVNWGTDTVIIG, encoded by the coding sequence ATGCCCAAGGGGAGGGAGCTGGTTGGCCTGCCGGTCATCAGCCAGGACCGGGGGGAAGAACTGGGCCGGATCCAGGACCTTTTTTACGACGAAACCAGCGGTAGCCTCAGGGCCTGTCTCCTGGCCGACGGCGGCTGGTTGCGGCAGCCACGGGTGGTGGATTTTACCGCGCTCCAGGCCCGGGGGCCCGGTGCCTTTACCGTCAGCGGTGCGGGAGCCGTTAGCCACGAACCACCGCCGGGAACCCGGCGCTGGCAGGAACTTAAAGGGCTGCGCCTTCTGAACCGGGACGGCCGGGAGCTGGGAATCGTTGAGGACCTGGTGGTGGAGCTCCCTTCCGGCCAGGTGAAGGCCCTGGAGATTTCCACCGGTCTGGTAAACGACCTCCTGGAGGGACGCAAGGAGATCACCCTGGAGGGGCAGGTCAACTGGGGTACGGATACGGTAATTATCGGGTAA
- a CDS encoding class I SAM-dependent methyltransferase produces MENMELPLLERADFWEEAWREEHRNSLYGRRRPERDGSAYWNRRAGHFARQTGSEEGKQRVAGILHWLGHHGGLEKDLEVLDIGCGTGNYALPLARRARRVVALDPAAEMLAILKEKAAAEGINNVEPIQMAWEEVDLEKQGWREAFDLVLALMSPGIKDAATLQKMMAASRGACFLAGHVRQEISGRRELWQELIGGEMPPIPADVLYIFHLLYAWGYNPSLELEHKVSTRELEPDQAIEEMEIFFYPHLELTPAVRRAIINHVQANTVNGRYPSRREMTVAYLSWNVNLH; encoded by the coding sequence ATGGAAAACATGGAATTACCCTTGCTTGAACGGGCCGATTTTTGGGAGGAGGCCTGGCGGGAGGAGCACCGTAACTCCCTTTATGGTAGGCGCCGGCCGGAGCGGGATGGCAGCGCCTACTGGAACCGGCGTGCCGGGCACTTTGCCCGCCAGACCGGCAGCGAGGAGGGCAAACAGCGGGTGGCCGGGATCCTTCACTGGCTGGGCCACCATGGCGGCCTGGAAAAGGATTTGGAGGTCCTGGATATCGGCTGCGGTACCGGCAATTACGCCCTGCCCCTGGCCCGCCGGGCGCGGCGGGTGGTGGCCCTGGACCCGGCGGCGGAGATGCTGGCCATCTTGAAGGAAAAAGCGGCCGCCGAAGGAATCAATAATGTGGAACCAATCCAGATGGCCTGGGAGGAGGTGGACCTGGAGAAACAGGGCTGGCGGGAAGCCTTTGACCTGGTCCTGGCCCTGATGAGCCCGGGGATAAAGGATGCGGCTACCCTGCAGAAGATGATGGCGGCTTCTCGAGGGGCCTGCTTTTTGGCCGGCCATGTGCGCCAGGAGATTAGCGGCCGCCGGGAACTCTGGCAGGAGTTGATTGGCGGGGAAATGCCTCCCATACCGGCCGACGTCCTTTACATCTTCCATCTCCTTTACGCCTGGGGCTACAACCCCTCCCTGGAACTGGAGCATAAGGTGAGTACCAGGGAATTGGAACCGGACCAGGCCATCGAAGAGATGGAGATCTTCTTTTATCCCCACCTGGAATTGACCCCGGCCGTACGCCGGGCCATCATCAATCATGTACAGGCCAATACCGTCAACGGCCGTTACCCCTCCCGCCGGGAAATGACGGTAGCTTACCTTTCCTGGAACGTGAACCTTCATTGA
- a CDS encoding RrF2 family transcriptional regulator → MKLSTRGEYGLRAMFDLAQHYGEGPIPIKSVAERQDISEHYLEQLIAVLRKAGLVKSIRGAQGGYVLSREPEEITVGDIIRVLEGPIAPVECLNTAEGESCERAETCVTRGIWEKVRDSISDVLDSFTLADMVAKANQMRQDSKYYMYYI, encoded by the coding sequence GTGAAACTCTCGACCCGGGGTGAGTATGGCCTCCGGGCCATGTTCGACCTGGCCCAGCATTATGGCGAAGGCCCCATCCCCATTAAAAGCGTTGCCGAGAGGCAGGACATATCTGAACACTACCTGGAGCAATTGATCGCCGTCTTGCGTAAAGCTGGCCTGGTCAAGAGCATCCGCGGCGCCCAGGGCGGATATGTCCTCAGCCGGGAACCCGAGGAGATTACGGTAGGGGATATTATCCGGGTTTTGGAAGGCCCTATTGCTCCGGTGGAATGCCTGAATACCGCCGAAGGCGAGAGCTGCGAGCGGGCCGAGACTTGCGTCACCAGGGGCATCTGGGAGAAGGTGCGGGATAGCATTAGCGACGTCCTGGATAGCTTTACCCTGGCGGATATGGTCGCCAAGGCCAATCAAATGCGCCAGGACAGCAAATACTATATGTATTATATCTAG